One genomic segment of Catalinimonas alkaloidigena includes these proteins:
- a CDS encoding lipoprotein signal peptidase, giving the protein MKYYKYYLLSLGIILLDQAVKLLVHFNMDMGVVGQIPVFGDWFKLHYTLNPGMAFGMQIGSEYGKLILTLFRLLAMIGIGYYLFMLAKKGVHQGLLWSVALILGGAIGNVVDSAFYGVLLDNAPYDASTPWFHGQVIDMFYVDIWEGRVAEWVPVWGGEYMALWPIFNIADASIFVGVAVILVMQNKFFGEEHDSEEVGEVQTSSQQHYENQ; this is encoded by the coding sequence GTGAAGTATTATAAGTATTATCTGTTGAGTTTAGGTATCATTTTGCTTGATCAGGCGGTCAAGCTGCTGGTACATTTCAATATGGACATGGGGGTTGTAGGGCAGATTCCGGTCTTTGGAGATTGGTTCAAACTTCATTATACCCTAAATCCCGGTATGGCCTTCGGTATGCAGATTGGCTCTGAATATGGCAAGCTGATCCTTACCCTCTTCCGCCTGCTCGCAATGATAGGTATCGGTTATTATCTGTTTATGCTAGCCAAGAAAGGTGTACATCAGGGACTATTGTGGTCAGTTGCTTTGATCCTGGGAGGAGCCATAGGTAATGTCGTCGATAGTGCCTTTTACGGTGTATTGTTAGATAATGCCCCTTATGATGCCTCTACACCCTGGTTTCATGGCCAGGTCATTGATATGTTTTATGTAGATATCTGGGAAGGCCGCGTGGCTGAGTGGGTCCCGGTATGGGGGGGTGAGTATATGGCGCTCTGGCCTATCTTCAACATTGCTGATGCCTCTATTTTTGTAGGCGTAGCCGTTATCTTGGTAATGCAAAATAAATTCTTTGGCGAGGAGCACGACTCTGAAGAGGTAGGAGAAGTGCAGACTTCTTCTCAACAGCATTACGAAAATCAGTAA
- the ileS gene encoding isoleucine--tRNA ligase, whose amino-acid sequence MKYPEYKNPDYAQIAEEALAYWQEQKVFQQSIDSREGKPTFTFYEGPPSANGTPGIHHVMARTIKDIFCRFKTLQGFQVKRKGGWDTHGLPVELQVEKELGITKDDIGRKISVEEYNQRCREAVMKYKSQWDDLTQKMGYWVDLDEPYITFEKDYMETLWHLLKKFYDKGLLYKGYTIQPYSPAAGTGLSSHELNQPGCYRDIKDTSLTGQFKIKGTENDYLLAWTTTPWTLPANSGIAVGEKIEYVKVKTFNPYTFLPVNVILAKDRISTYFNPKAKDLKVEDYKPGNKLIPYEIIDTFPGKKLVGIQYEQLMPYVPLPDPAFTVIAGDFVTTEDGSGLVHLAKTFGADDFRTLEQHGIPGVMVKDDNGNDVPIVNKKGRFVAEITDFADMPVKNYDDEDEDDPDYKSTDVKIAIKLKEENKAFKVEKYVHSYPHCWRTDKPVLYYPLDSWFIRTTELKDQLIALNKTINWKPESTGTGRFGNWLENLVDWNLSRSRYWGTPLPIWRSEDGTEEKCIGSVVELKEEVEKANAAFADDIKLVEKNNEALIKEDLHRPYVDHIVLVSEKGAKLYREADLIDVWFDSGAMPYAQWHYPFENQEVYKANYPADFISEGVDQTRGWFFTLHAIAGMLFDSVAFKNVVSTGLVLDKNGNKMSKRLGNAIDPFMTLKTYGPDATRWYMIANANPWDNLRFDLEGVKEVQRRFFGTLQNTYSFFALYANLDGFTYAEEDVPLIERTESDRWILSKLNSMVKQVEAAYDEYEPTRATRMIQDFTIDDLSNWYVRLNRKRFWQGEYGRDKQAAYQTLYTCLITIAKLASPVAPFYTERLFKDLNNITKKEAVDSIHLTDFPQVDEKYVDTELEARMQMAQTTSSLVHSLRKQHTIKVRQPLSKILVPVLSKEFQDRLSSMEKLILSEVNVKDIEYIDDASGVLVKKIKPNFRKLGKQYGPKMKEISAAVAQMGQEEINQLERENYYELALSDQAIALTVEDVEITSEDIPGWSVAREGNITVALDITVTDELKKEGLARDLVNRIQNLRKDMGLEVQDKIKISIENGDGSLMSEAIQLHKDYICTETQALSLNIVDQGDTAQLADASLLDLDDQQVRIKIEA is encoded by the coding sequence GTGAAATATCCAGAATATAAGAATCCTGATTACGCTCAGATAGCAGAAGAAGCACTTGCCTACTGGCAGGAACAGAAGGTTTTTCAGCAATCCATAGATAGCCGTGAGGGCAAACCTACCTTCACTTTTTATGAAGGACCACCCTCGGCCAATGGTACACCCGGCATACACCATGTGATGGCCCGTACCATTAAAGATATTTTCTGCCGCTTCAAGACTTTACAGGGATTTCAGGTAAAACGTAAGGGAGGATGGGATACCCACGGTCTGCCGGTAGAGTTGCAGGTAGAAAAGGAACTGGGCATCACCAAAGATGATATCGGTCGGAAGATTTCTGTAGAAGAATACAATCAGCGCTGCCGTGAGGCGGTAATGAAGTACAAAAGCCAGTGGGATGACCTTACCCAGAAAATGGGCTATTGGGTAGACCTGGATGAGCCATATATCACTTTTGAGAAGGATTATATGGAAACGCTCTGGCACCTGCTCAAAAAGTTTTATGACAAAGGGCTGCTGTACAAAGGTTATACCATACAACCTTACTCTCCCGCAGCGGGAACAGGACTGAGCTCACACGAGCTTAACCAGCCTGGTTGCTATCGGGATATAAAAGATACTTCTCTTACTGGTCAGTTTAAGATCAAAGGTACAGAGAATGATTATCTGCTGGCCTGGACGACCACGCCCTGGACACTTCCGGCTAACTCAGGCATTGCCGTAGGAGAAAAGATTGAGTATGTAAAAGTAAAAACATTCAATCCCTATACCTTTCTTCCGGTCAATGTGATACTGGCCAAAGACAGGATCAGTACTTATTTCAACCCTAAAGCCAAGGACCTCAAAGTCGAGGACTATAAGCCGGGAAATAAATTAATCCCTTATGAGATTATAGATACTTTTCCCGGGAAAAAACTGGTAGGCATTCAATATGAGCAGTTGATGCCTTATGTCCCGCTGCCCGACCCTGCTTTTACCGTGATTGCCGGAGATTTTGTCACTACCGAAGATGGTTCCGGGCTGGTGCACCTTGCCAAGACTTTTGGTGCGGACGACTTCCGGACGCTGGAGCAGCATGGCATACCCGGTGTGATGGTGAAAGATGACAATGGTAATGATGTGCCTATCGTCAACAAAAAAGGACGTTTTGTGGCCGAAATCACCGACTTTGCCGATATGCCGGTAAAGAATTATGATGACGAGGACGAGGATGATCCTGACTACAAATCTACTGATGTCAAAATCGCCATCAAGCTGAAGGAAGAGAATAAGGCTTTCAAGGTGGAGAAATACGTTCACTCCTACCCGCACTGCTGGCGTACGGATAAGCCGGTGCTTTACTATCCACTGGACTCATGGTTTATCAGAACCACTGAGTTGAAAGATCAGCTCATTGCCCTGAACAAAACAATCAATTGGAAGCCGGAATCTACCGGCACAGGACGTTTCGGTAACTGGCTGGAAAACCTGGTAGACTGGAACCTGAGTCGCTCACGTTACTGGGGGACACCTCTACCCATTTGGCGTAGCGAAGATGGAACAGAAGAAAAGTGCATAGGCTCAGTAGTTGAATTGAAGGAAGAAGTGGAAAAAGCCAATGCTGCTTTTGCTGATGATATAAAACTGGTAGAGAAAAATAATGAGGCACTGATCAAAGAAGATCTGCACCGTCCTTATGTGGACCATATAGTGTTGGTGAGCGAAAAAGGAGCAAAGTTGTACCGTGAAGCAGACCTGATAGATGTCTGGTTTGACTCCGGAGCCATGCCGTACGCGCAGTGGCACTACCCTTTTGAGAATCAGGAGGTGTATAAAGCTAACTATCCGGCTGATTTCATCTCTGAAGGTGTAGACCAAACCCGTGGCTGGTTTTTTACCCTACATGCCATTGCCGGGATGCTCTTTGACAGTGTGGCTTTCAAAAATGTAGTCTCTACCGGGCTGGTGCTAGACAAGAACGGCAACAAAATGTCTAAGCGACTGGGCAATGCCATAGACCCCTTCATGACGCTGAAAACTTATGGACCGGATGCCACACGCTGGTACATGATTGCCAATGCTAACCCCTGGGACAATCTGCGCTTTGACCTGGAAGGCGTAAAGGAAGTACAACGCCGTTTCTTCGGTACTTTGCAGAATACTTACTCTTTCTTTGCATTATACGCTAACCTGGATGGTTTTACTTATGCTGAAGAAGATGTTCCGCTTATAGAGAGAACTGAAAGTGACCGCTGGATACTTTCCAAGCTCAACAGCATGGTGAAACAGGTAGAAGCAGCTTATGATGAGTACGAACCGACTCGTGCCACCCGCATGATCCAGGACTTTACTATTGATGATCTGAGTAACTGGTATGTGAGGCTTAACCGTAAGCGTTTCTGGCAGGGAGAGTATGGCAGAGACAAGCAAGCGGCCTACCAGACACTTTACACCTGTCTGATAACGATCGCTAAACTTGCTTCGCCTGTAGCGCCTTTTTATACTGAAAGGTTATTTAAAGACTTAAATAATATCACTAAGAAAGAAGCGGTAGATTCTATTCATCTGACGGATTTTCCTCAAGTAGATGAAAAATACGTAGATACTGAACTGGAAGCCAGAATGCAGATGGCCCAGACCACTTCTTCATTGGTGCATTCATTACGCAAGCAGCATACGATCAAGGTACGTCAGCCGTTATCTAAAATACTGGTTCCGGTATTGAGCAAAGAGTTCCAGGACAGGCTAAGTTCTATGGAAAAATTGATCCTGTCTGAGGTAAATGTAAAAGACATAGAGTATATTGATGATGCCTCAGGTGTGTTGGTCAAGAAAATAAAACCAAATTTTCGTAAACTGGGTAAACAATACGGGCCTAAGATGAAGGAGATCAGTGCTGCGGTAGCTCAAATGGGACAGGAGGAAATTAATCAGCTAGAAAGAGAAAATTATTACGAGCTGGCTCTTTCTGACCAGGCTATTGCCCTGACCGTAGAAGATGTGGAGATCACTTCTGAGGATATTCCAGGCTGGTCGGTGGCCAGAGAAGGAAATATTACTGTAGCTTTAGACATTACGGTTACTGACGAGTTAAAGAAAGAAGGCCTGGCCCGTGATCTGGTTAATCGTATCCAGAATTTACGTAAAGATATGGGGCTGGAAGTCCAGGATAAGATCAAGATTAGTATTGAAAACGGTGACGGTAGCTTAATGAGTGAAGCTATCCAACTGCATAAAGATTATATCTGTACTGAAACTCAGGCCCTGAGCCTGAACATTGTTGATCAGGGGGATACTGCTCAGTTAGCTGATGCTAGTTTGCTAGACTTGGATGATCAGCAAGTACGTATAAAAATAGAAGCATAA